Proteins encoded together in one Oryzias latipes chromosome 11, ASM223467v1 window:
- the LOC101163669 gene encoding src-like-adapter isoform X2, whose product MQRALNSMARWRMGNMMRAGSTRNIIQKENIDDGDVKGSEDEIVVVLEDYPSAEISEPIYKMGEKLRVIAHEAYWWKVRSFATGKENYIPGSHVAKVYHGWLFEGLERKKAEELLLLPENRVGSFLVRESSSERGVYSLSVKHRMIKHYRIFRLDNSWYYISPSLTFQCLEDMINHYSDSADGLCCTLTSPCLSGRNINPGTPPVVMRRNFDWKKVDSKQLVENSDDSIVSYGVRNSIAAYLSFTAPDDSSERLDRRKRKCKSVNINHAMDHRHTESEDF is encoded by the exons ATGCAGCGAGCTTTAAATTCTATGG CCAGGTGGAGGATGGGTAATATGATGCGAGCTGGGAGCACCAGGAACAtaatccaaaaagaaaacatcgaTGATGGTGATGTGAAAG GTTCAGAAGATGAAATTGTGGTGGTGCTGGAGGACTACCCTTCGGCTGAAATCAGTGAGCCCATCTACAAAATGGGGGAGAAGCTCAGAGTCATTGCGCA TGAGGCTTATTGGTGGAAAGTTCGTTCCTTTGCGACTGGAAAGGAGAACTACATACCGGGCAGCCACGTGGCAAAAGTCTACCATGG ATGGCTGTTTGAAGGCTTGGAGAGAAAGAAGGCGGAAGAGCTGCTTCTTCTACCTGAGAACAGGGTGGGCTCTTTTCTGGTGAGGGAGAGCTCCTCAGAAAGAG gtgtATACTCACTCTCAGTAAAGCACAGGATGATAAAGCACTATCGTATCTTCAGACTGGACAACAGCTGGTACTACATTTCCCCAAGTCTCACCTTCCAGTGTCTTGAAGACATGATTAACCATTATTCAG ACTCAGCAGATGGGCTGTGCTGCACGCTAACCTCTCCCTGTCTGTCGGGCAGAAACATTAACCCTGGAACTCCACCCGTGGTCATGCGACGCAACTTTGACTGGAAGAAAGtggacag TAAACAACTGGTGGAGAACAGCGATGACAGCATTGTGAGCTACGGAGTAAGGAACAGCATCGCTGCATATCTGTCCTTTACTGCTCCTGATGACTCCTCAGAGAGATTGGACCGTAGGAAGAGGAAATGCAAATCTGTGAATATAAACCATGCAATGGACCACAGACACACTGAAAGCGAGGATTTTTAG
- the LOC101163669 gene encoding src-like-adapter isoform X1, translating into MQRALNSMARWRMGNMMRAGSTRNIIQKENIDDGDVKGSEDEIVVVLEDYPSAEISEPIYKMGEKLRVIAQPKLHTWRMHRIEAYWWKVRSFATGKENYIPGSHVAKVYHGWLFEGLERKKAEELLLLPENRVGSFLVRESSSERGVYSLSVKHRMIKHYRIFRLDNSWYYISPSLTFQCLEDMINHYSDSADGLCCTLTSPCLSGRNINPGTPPVVMRRNFDWKKVDSKQLVENSDDSIVSYGVRNSIAAYLSFTAPDDSSERLDRRKRKCKSVNINHAMDHRHTESEDF; encoded by the exons ATGCAGCGAGCTTTAAATTCTATGG CCAGGTGGAGGATGGGTAATATGATGCGAGCTGGGAGCACCAGGAACAtaatccaaaaagaaaacatcgaTGATGGTGATGTGAAAG GTTCAGAAGATGAAATTGTGGTGGTGCTGGAGGACTACCCTTCGGCTGAAATCAGTGAGCCCATCTACAAAATGGGGGAGAAGCTCAGAGTCATTGCGCA ACCGAAATTACATACGTGGAGAATGCACAGAAT TGAGGCTTATTGGTGGAAAGTTCGTTCCTTTGCGACTGGAAAGGAGAACTACATACCGGGCAGCCACGTGGCAAAAGTCTACCATGG ATGGCTGTTTGAAGGCTTGGAGAGAAAGAAGGCGGAAGAGCTGCTTCTTCTACCTGAGAACAGGGTGGGCTCTTTTCTGGTGAGGGAGAGCTCCTCAGAAAGAG gtgtATACTCACTCTCAGTAAAGCACAGGATGATAAAGCACTATCGTATCTTCAGACTGGACAACAGCTGGTACTACATTTCCCCAAGTCTCACCTTCCAGTGTCTTGAAGACATGATTAACCATTATTCAG ACTCAGCAGATGGGCTGTGCTGCACGCTAACCTCTCCCTGTCTGTCGGGCAGAAACATTAACCCTGGAACTCCACCCGTGGTCATGCGACGCAACTTTGACTGGAAGAAAGtggacag TAAACAACTGGTGGAGAACAGCGATGACAGCATTGTGAGCTACGGAGTAAGGAACAGCATCGCTGCATATCTGTCCTTTACTGCTCCTGATGACTCCTCAGAGAGATTGGACCGTAGGAAGAGGAAATGCAAATCTGTGAATATAAACCATGCAATGGACCACAGACACACTGAAAGCGAGGATTTTTAG